From the Hyphomicrobiales bacterium genome, the window TTGTCCGAGCGCAGTTGCAACTTTGTCACGCTCAGTCTTGCCGGCCGCCCGGCCCGGTAACTTTTTTTGCGTCCCTGTCGTGGCTTCGCCCCTCCCCGCCTGGTTTTCTTACGTCGCGCCGCGCCTGCCCGGATGAACCGATTTGGCCCATCAAATTGATCCCCTATAACCATGAACCGCTCTAGCGTCAAAGATCGGGCCCGGCGGATACTGGGTCACCCGGTCAAGCCGGGTGACGACGAATTAGGGCTGTCCGCGGCCCCCGCGTGGGAGAAGATGCCTGCGAGTCCCAGGGCGGTTTTCAGAGCGGGGATGACCTTGCCCGGAAAAATTTGTTGCCGGTTAATGGGAGGTAAAGATGCGGCGGGGCTACCGGAGGTGCCTACCGTTCCTCGGGCGGAGCCATGGAACCGGATCGCCGCGGCCGCGTTGTTGGTCCGATCGGGTGATCACCAAACAGCATCGGAGACCGAGATGGCTGACAACATCAAGACCGGCGGCAGGGGCAACACCGGAATCGCCGTGCTCGTCGGCGCGCTCGTCGTGGCCGTCGTCGCGATCGGCTTCTTCCTCTTTGGAGGCGACGCCGACACGGGCGGCGACATCAACGCGCAGGTGCCGCAGACCGAGCAGCCGGCCGCGCCCGACACGACCGGCACCACCGGCGGCACCGGCGAACCCGCCCCCGGCGGAAACCAGTAACGAGGCCGAGGCAGGAACAACGAGGCCGTAGCGAAAGCTTCGGTCAGCGTCGGCTTGCCGCGCACCGTATTCTTTTGGGCCTCGGGAGATGCGTGCGGCCCGCGTGGGCATCGGTCGCAAGGCCGATGCCCACCGTGCGCCTGCTTGCCAATCCCAAATCGTCACTGCCGGGCTTGACCCCGCACTCCATGCGGCGGTTCCATTCGCGCATGACGGCATGGGTCTATATCCTCGCCTCGAAGCCGCGCGGCACGCTTTATGTCGGCGTGACGAACGACCTCCTGCGCCGCATCCACGAACATCGCGAAGGGATGGTTCCAGGCTTCACGAAGAGTTATGGCGTCTGCCGCCTCGTGTATCATGAGCGGCATGAAACCATGCCGCTTGCCATCGCGCGCGAAAAGCGCATCAAGCGTTGGCGGCGGGCCTGGAAAATCGAGCTGATCGAATCGCAGAACCCGAAATGGCGTGACCTGTGGGACAAGATT encodes:
- a CDS encoding GIY-YIG nuclease family protein, yielding MTAWVYILASKPRGTLYVGVTNDLLRRIHEHREGMVPGFTKSYGVCRLVYHERHETMPLAIAREKRIKRWRRAWKIELIESQNPKWRDLWDKITG